The following coding sequences are from one Lolium rigidum isolate FL_2022 chromosome 6, APGP_CSIRO_Lrig_0.1, whole genome shotgun sequence window:
- the LOC124665789 gene encoding protein MOR1-like isoform X1 yields the protein MSTEDEKLLKEAKKLPWDERLQHKNWKVRNDANIDLAALCDSITDPKDARLREFAPLFKKAVSDSNAPVQEKALDALLAFQRAADADVSRYAKEVCDAICAKCLTGRPKTVEKAQAAFLLWVELEASEVFLESMEKAVKNKVAKAVVPAIDVMFQALSEFGAKVVPPKKILKMLPELFDHPDQNVRASSKGLTLELCRWIGKEPVKSILFEKMRDTMKKELEAELSNVSGIARPTRKIRSEQEKELEEEAVPETTGASTCDDTVPDAPMEIDEYDLVDPVDILTPLEKSGFWDGVKATKWSERRDAVAELTKLASTKKIAPGDFNEVSRTLKKLVTDVNLAVAVEATQAIGNLAKGLRTHFSGNSRNLLPVLLEKLKEKKATMTEALTQTLEAIHKAGCITLLDVIDDIRVAVKNKVPLVRSLTLNWVAFCIETSNKATVLKLHKEYVPICMECLNDSTPEVRDSSFSVLTAIAKMVGMKPLERSLEKLDDVRKKKLSDMIGSATDTVLSSGTAPASTSGAATSAREVTDSSSMRRSAASMLSGKKTVHAVAATKKSGPAKSTGTKKTDGGQQSKASAAAEVEDVEPAEMSLEEIEERLNSIVKTETISQLKSTVWKERLEAIGILKQDVENLTELDKSAELLVRLLCAVPGWSEKNVQVQQQVIEVITYIASTVKKFLKRCVVLCLLGISEKVADIKTRAPAMKCLTAFCEAVGPGFVFDRLYKIMKEHKNPKVLSEGILWMVSAVEDFGISNLKLKDIIDFCKDTGLQSSAAATRNATIKLIGVLHKFVGPDIKGFLSDVKPALLSALDAEYEKNPFEGAAAPPKRTVRALDTASSSSGASSDGLPREDISSKITPTLLKNLGSPDWKVRLESIEAVNKIVEEAHKRIQPTGTADLFTALRGRLNDSNKNLVMATLSTIGGLASAMGPSVEKSSKGILADVLKCIGDNKKHMRECTLTALDSWVAAAQLDKMVPYITVALGDQKCGSEGRKDLFDWLSKHVSKLSDPAESLPLLKPSASSLMDKSSEVRKAAETFMNEILKICGQAVVAKNLRDLPSPTMAIVAERLKLSNVHEGLSDSVKMVTTSISLPSKGGLKNAKHGLNDRGSNVGKAASQRGVPARASVTMISSQDSLQSQALFNIKDSNKEDRERRVLVRKFKFEEPRREQIDELKVDLFKHFREDVSLRLWNSDFKRQIDGIELLQKALPSSGKEVVELLDILLRWFVLRFCESNTTCLLKVLDFLPELFDGLKDQSYMLTEAEAAIFLPCLIEKSGHNIEKVREKMGELIKQMMNIYPLPKLLPYILEGLRSKNNRTRIECVDIIGYFMDNNGTEVGGLLKNLPSVAALTAERDGEIRKAALNTLATAYKNLGDDVWRFVGKLSDAQRSMLDDRFKWKAREMDKRREGRPGDARAALRRSVRENGSDVAEQSGELVSRSIAGSMTSRENFGYTDAHMVPRQMATAAAGPADWREALDIVALGLPEQSVEGMKVICHELTQAVDPESSVLDDLIKEADRLVSCLSVMVPKTFNFSLSGASSRSCKYVLNTLMQTFQIKRLAHAVKEGTLDNLITELLLWLLDERVPLMDDGSQLLKALNVLMLKILDNAERTSSFVVLINLLRPLDPSRWPCPTPSESLAVKNQKFSDLVVKCLIKLTKVLQSTIYEVDLDRILQSVHIYLQELGMEEIRRRAGADDKPLRMVKTVLHELVKLRGTAIKGHLSMVPIDAEPQPIILAYIDLNLQTLAAARMLTPSGPMGQTHWGDAASNNANPSVHSTDAQLKQELAAVFKKIGDKQTCTIGLYELYRITQLYPKVDIFAQLQNASEAFRTYIRDGLAQVEKNAAAGRTPSSLPLSTPPPIASIPSPKFAPSPVHTKSINSKTDCNEDDPFRVQGDSDIRLQSTEQQTDRFQSSGTLDALRERMKSMQAAAVGGNFDGAHTRPLASMNGNMLHGGTRLDGEPQTQSNIPPMDERALSGLQARMERLKSGSMDPL from the exons atgTCGACCGAGGACGAGAAGCTCCTCAAGGAGGCGAAGAAGCTTCCCTGGGACGAGCGGCTGCAGCACAAGAACTGGAAGGTGCGCAACGACGCCAACATCGACCTCGCCGCGCTCTGCGACTCCATCACCGACCCCAAGGACGCGCGCCTCCGCGAGTTTG CTCCGCTGTTCAAGAAGGCGGTTTCGGATTCCAACGCGCCCGTGCAGGAGAAGGCGCTGGACGCCCTGCTAGCGTTCCAGCGAGCCGCGGATGCTGATGTATCCAG GTATGCCAAAGAGGTGTGCGACGCCATTTGTGCCAAGTGCCTCACTGGTCGGCCCAAGACTGTCGAGAAGGCTCAAGCTGCATTCCTCCTTTGGGTGGAGCTCGAGGCGTCAGAGGTCTTCCTT GAATCTATGGAGAAAGCTGTAAAGAATAAAGTGGCAAAAGCTGTTGTACCTGCTATTGATGTTATGTTTCAAGCACTTAG TGAATTCGGAGCTAAGGTTGTACCACCCAAAAAGATTCTAAAGATGCTTCCTGAGCTATTCGATCATCCAGATCAGAACGTTCGGGCTTCTTCCAAGGGTTTGACGCTTGAACTTTGTCGATGGATTGGCAAGGAGCCTGTTAAGTCAATTTTGTTCGAGAAAATGAGAGATACAATG AAAAAAGAATTGGAAGCAGAACTATCAAACGTTTCGGGGATTGCTAGGCCTACTCGCAAGATAAG ATCCGAACAAGAAAAGGAGCTTGAGGAGGAAGCTGTACCAGAGACAACAGGCGCCAGTACCTGTGACGACACAGTGCCAGATG CCCCTATGGAGATCGATGAGTATGATCTTGTTGACCCTGTGGATATTTTAACTCCACTTGAAAAATCTGGATTTTGGGATGGCGTG AAAGCAACTAAATGGTCTGAAAGAAGGGACGCTGTGGCAGAGCTCACTAAGCTTGcttcaacaaaaaaaattgcTCCTGGTGATTTTAATGAAGTTTCACGAACTCTTAAAAAG CTTGTTACAGATGTTAATTTGGCCGTTGCAGTGGAAGCTACTCAAGCAATAGGGAATTTAGCTAAAGGTTTAAGAACTCATTTTTCTGGAAATTCACGGAATCTGCTTCCTGTTTTACTT GAAAAATTGAAAGAGAAAAAAGCAACTATGACAGAAGCACTGACTCAGACGCTTGAAGCAATTCATAAGGCTGGCTGTATCACTCTTCTTGACGTGATTGATG ATATTCGGGTGGCTGTAAAAAACAAGGTCCCTCTTGTTCGATCGTTAACGTTGAACTGGGTTGCATTTTGCATTGAAACAAGCAATAAGGCAACTGTCCTAAAGTTGCACAAGGAATATGTTCCTATCTGCATGGAG TGCTTGAATGATAGCACCCCTGAAGTTCGGGATTCTTCATTTTCTGTTTTGACTGCCATAGCTAAG ATGGTTGGTATGAAACCTTTGGAACGGTCCCTGGAGAAATTAGACGATGTGAGGAAAAAGAAACTGTCAGATATGATTGGTTCTGCCACTGATACTGTTTTAAGTTCTGGTACAG CACCTGCCTCAACTTCAGGAGCCGCCACATCTGCTCGCGAG GTTACAGATAGCTCATCAATGAGGAGATCTGCTGCAAGCATGCTTAGTGGAAAGAAGACTGTCCATGCAGTG GCTGCGACTAAGAAATCCGGACCTGCAAAATCAACCGGTACAAAAAAGACAGATGGTGGACAACAATCAAAGGCCTCTGCTGCTGCTGAGGTTGAAGATGTTGAG CCTGCTGAGATGAGTTTGGAAGAAATAGAGGAGAGATTAAATTCTATCGTGAAAACGGAGACAATTTCCCAGCTAAAGAGCACTGTCTGGAAAGAGCGCCTTGAAG CTATTGGCATCCTAAAGCAGGATGTGGAAAATCTCACAGAACTCGACAAATCTGCTGAACTCCTTGTTCGTTTATTATGTGCTGTACCTGGATGGAGTGAAAAAAATGTACAG GTTCAGCAACAAGTTATAGAGGTCATCACCTACATTGCCTCTACTGTAAAGAAGTTTCTAAAGCGATGTGTTGTTCTATGCCTTCTTG GCATAAGTGAAAAGGTTGCTGATATAAAAACTCGAGCACCTGCAATGAAATGTCTCACCGCGTTTTGTGAGGCAGTTGGGCCAGGATTTGTGTTTGATAGG CTATATAAAATAATGAAAGAGCACAAGAACCCGAAGGTTCTCAGTGAGGGTATTCTTTGGATGGTATCTGCCGTCGAAGACTTTGGGATTTCCAATTTGAAACTAAAG GATATAATTGATTTCTGCAAAGACACCGGTCTGCAATCAAGCGCTGCTGCAACTAGAAATGCAACTATTAAACTGATTGGTGTGCTGCATAAGTTTGTAGGACCAG ATATCAAAGGCTTCTTGAGTGATGTCAAACCGGCACTTCTCAGTGCTCTCGATGCTGAATATGAAAAGAATCCATTTGAG GGTGCTGCTGCTCCTCCAAAAAGAACAGTTAGAGCTTTGGATACTGCATCGTCTTCATCTGGTGCCTCATCAGATGGGCTGCCGAGGGAAGACATAAGTTCTAAGATAACACCTACTTTACTGAAAAATTTGGGAAGCCCAGACTGGAAG GTAAGGCTGGAGTCCATTGAAGCAGTCAACAAAATTGTGGAGGAGGCCCATAAGCGCATTCAGCCGACCGGCACAG CGGACCTGTTCACAGCTCTAAGAGGCCGTCTTAATGACAGTAATAAAAATCTAGTAATGGCGACCTTGTCGACGATTGGTGGTCTTGCATCTGCTATGGGCCCTTCCGTTGAAAAATCAAGCAAG GGTATTTTGGCAGACGTGCTGAAGTGTATTGGTGACAATAAGAAGCACATGCGAGAGTGCACATTGACTGCTCTAGATTCCTGGGTTGCTGCTGCTCAACTTGATAAGATGGTTCCTTATATTACGGTAGCTTTGGGTGATCAGAAATGTGGTTCAGAAGGCCGCAAGGATCTTTTCGATTGGTTGTCTAAGCATGTTTCAAAACTGAGTGATCCTGCTGAGTCATTGCCTTTATTGAAGCCGTCTGCATCCTCTTTGATG GATAAATCATCTGAAGTCCGCAAAGCTGCTGAGACATTTATGAATGAAATTCTCAAGATCTGTGGCCAAGCAGTG GTGGCAAAGAACTTGAGGGATTTACCATCCCCTACTATGGCCATTGTAGCAGAGCGTCTGAAACTGTCCAATGTACACGAAG GATTATCTGATTCTGTGAAGATGGTGACAACAAGCATAAGTTTGCCATCAAAAGGTGGTTTGAAGAACGCCAAACATGGCCTGAATGATCGTGGGTCTAATGTTGGCAAAGCTGCATCTCAA AGAGGAGTTCCAGCAAGGGCCTCGGTTACTATGATTTCTTCCCAAGACTCCTTACAATCTCAGGCATTATTTAATATTAAGGACTCAAACAAG GAAGATCGGGAGAGACGTGTTTTGGTACGTAAGTTCAAGTTTGAAGAACCGCGGCGTGAGCAGATTGATGAACTGAAG GTTGATTTATTTAAGCATTTCCGAGAAGATGTTAGTTTGCGGCTATGGAACTCAGACTTTAAGAGGCAAATTGATGGTATTGAGTTGTTACAAAAG GCACTTCCGTCAAGTGGGAAAGAAGTGGTTGAGCTTCTTGATATCTTACTAAGATGGTTTGTCTTGCGTTTCTGTGAATCTAACACAACTTGTTTGTTGAAG GTTCTTGACTTTCTACCGGAGCTATTTGATGGTCTGAAAGATCAATCTTACATGTTAACGGAAGCAGAAGCTGCAATCTTCTTGCCTTGCCTTATAGAGAAG TCTGGTCACAACATCGAGAAAGTCAGGGAGAAAATGGGGGAGCTGATAAAGCAAATGATGAATATCTACCCTCTTCCAAAACTACTTCCCTATATTTTGGAGGGACTGCGCTCCAAGAATAACCGAACTAGGATAGAGTGTGTTGATATTATTGGATATTTTATGGATAATAACGGGACTGAG GTTGgtggtttgttgaaaaatttgccATCTGTTGCTGCATTAACAGCAGAGCGTGATGGAGAAATCAGGAAAGCCGCTCTTAATACGCTTGCCACTGCTTACAAGAACCTTG GGGACGATGTTTGGCGATTTGTTGGAAAACTTTCAGATGCTCAAAGAAGTATGCTCGATGATAGATTTAAATGGAAG GCTCGGGAAATGGACAAGAGGAGAGAAGGAAGGCCTGGTGATGCTCGAGCAGCTTTGAGACGTTCAGTTAGAGAGAATGG GTCTGATGTAGCAGAACAGAGTGGGGAGTTAGTTTCCCGTTCAATAGCAGGATCGATGACCTCAAG GGAAAATTTTGGTTATACCGATGCCCATATGGTACCTAGGCAGatggcaacagcagcagctggtCCTGCAGACTGGCGGGAAGCTCTTGATATTGTTGCATTAGGTTTGCCTGAGCAG TCTGTTGAAGGAATGAAAGTCATATGCCATGAGCTAACTCAGGCAGTTGACCCCGAAAGCTCTGTGCTTGATGATCTCATCAAAGAAGCTGACAGATTAGTTTCATGCTTGTCTGTTATG GTtccaaaaacctttaatttcagccTATCTGGTGCTTCTTCAAGGTCTTGCAAATACGTTTTAAATACTCTCATGCAG ACTTTCCAGATCAAACGACTTGCTCATGCTGTGAAGGAGGGTACCTTAGACAATCTTATCACAGAGCTACTACTCTGGCTTTTAGATGAAAGAGTTCCTCTTATGGATGATGGTAGTCAACTACTCAAGGCTCTTAATGTCTTGATGCTTAAAATCCTG GATAATGCTGAGAGAACATCCTCATTTGTTGTACTAATCAACTTACTGAGGCCTTTAGACCCTTCAAGATGGCCGTGCCCAACTCCATCAGAGTCCCTTGCTGTAAAAAATCAGAAGTTCTCAGATTTAGTTGTCAAATGTTTAATTAAATTGACAAAG GTTCTTCAAAGTACGATATACGAAGTTGACCTTGATCGCATTCTTCAGAGTGTTCATATTTATTTACAAGAACTTGGGATGGAAGAGATACGGAGGAG GGCTGGAGCTGATGACAAACCACTAAGAATGGTCAAAACTGTGCTGCATGAACTTGTAAAGCTTCGAGGTACAGCAATAAAAGGTCATCTTTCAATGGTCCCTATAGATGCTGAACCTCAGCCAATCATTCTGGCATACATTGATCTTAATCTTCAG ACCCTTGCAGCAGCAAGGATGTTGACGCCATCTGGACCTATGGGCCAAACTCACTGGGGTGACGCCGCATCGAACAATGCAAATCCATCAGTTCATTCAACTGATGCACAATTGAAG CAAGAGCTTGCTGCAGTATTCAAGAAAATTGGTGATAAGCAAACATGCACTATTGGTCTTTATGAGCTCTACAGGATAACCCAGCTGTACCCAAAG GTTGATATTTTTGCTCAGCTTCAGAATGCAAGTGAAGCATTTAGAACGTACATCAGAGATGGGCTTGCTCAG GTGGAGAAGAATGCCGCAGCTGGAAGAACACCCTCTAGTCTTCCATTATCAACGCCACCTCCAATAGCATCTATACCTTCTCCAAAATTCGCACCTTCTCCTGTCCACACAAAATCGATAAATAGCAAAACCGATTGTAATGAAGATGATCCCTTCAGAGTCCAAGGAGACTCTGATATTAGGCTACAATCTACTGAACAACAGACTGATAGATTCCAATCCTCAG GGACACTGGATGCTCTCAGGGAAAGAATGAAAAGCATGCAAGCTGCAGCTGTAGGAGGTAATTTTGATGGAGCTCATACAAGGCCATTGGCAAGTATGAACGGTAATATGCTACATGGGGGGACACGACTGGATGGTGAACcacaaacacaaagtaatattCCACCCATGGACGAGAGAGCATTATCTGGGCTGCAAGCACGAATGGAGAGGCTGAAGAGTGGGTCTATGGATCCACTCTAA